A region of Thiofilum sp. DNA encodes the following proteins:
- a CDS encoding polysaccharide biosynthesis tyrosine autokinase, with translation MNAELNAPEYGRRQAFPSQANQQVITASYQEPSNDEADDEIDLRELWQVIVRRKGLIISIAALVFMVALIATLMMTPIYRASATLQIQPETSGKLLEFGVEAQDTRVNDKDFYQTQYELLQSRNLARRTIDTLNLESDLTGEQLAKPFFAETLDEVKALFGGTTNTVSENSDTEIVDETNNNIVIPNTKPNPEELAKKLGAPPLENKFLAGLTVSPVKNSQIVTVSYDHIDPVKAASIANTLTENFIQMNLERRREAASYAEGFLNTELIKAKSKLDESERKLVDFTKEKGIISVDPENKQTLVGQTLLNLTKTLSDAQSERIKAESQYEKTRASSGASKTLSNSTIQELKKQLAQAETQYQAELTAPTAYDNEVVKNLRKELAKLEGDYIAERSVPSARDNAVVRGLRQELTKLQGEYQAQLKASTARDNPVVTSLRQQLTKLQSDYQAEVKASKVQSTDPTIQALTRQLQTLQAEYQEKLQVYKPLYPTMVQLKQKIDTIRSQITAETQTVKGNNINNLKQLIAELEAQILRETQTVSNTTLNNLRQRISELEAQIAVETRTVQSSTVNNLTQRIDQLRAQITQESSTITKTTLKNLEERIGRLRAQIQDETNKITQTSTDELESALKAAQQREAALRADLEKQKAELTELNDKSVGYNTLKREVETNRNLYDALLQRIKEIGVAGGIKANNISVVDPAVIPFAKHKPNTKLNLALGLVLGLFLGTVLAFLLEFLDDRVKTTNDLEKVVKLPLLGITPLIKHHADKDVALISYQDPTSAMAEAFRSLRTNLLFSTSHGAPLTLAITSSMPSEAKSSTCTNLAAVFAQSGKQILVVDCDLRKPTLHKRLSLDNSIGMSTYLTHQATIEEVIQDTPMKGVFAITAGPLAPNPAELLSSERMDELFALAPNRFDMIIIDSPPVMGLADALIIANRASATILVAAHAQSKKRPLEDAYQRLRQANANLIGVIMTKMKTGSSYGYNYDYYYSYGAKSSRKRLPSNA, from the coding sequence ATGAATGCCGAGTTAAATGCGCCAGAGTATGGGCGACGCCAAGCTTTTCCCTCCCAAGCTAACCAACAAGTCATTACGGCCTCTTATCAAGAGCCTAGTAATGATGAAGCGGATGATGAAATTGATTTACGTGAATTGTGGCAAGTCATTGTTAGACGTAAAGGCTTAATTATATCCATAGCTGCTCTAGTGTTTATGGTAGCACTTATTGCCACTTTAATGATGACGCCTATTTATCGAGCCAGTGCCACTCTGCAAATTCAGCCAGAGACTTCCGGTAAATTATTAGAGTTCGGTGTTGAAGCACAAGATACTCGTGTCAATGATAAAGATTTTTATCAAACTCAATATGAGTTATTGCAAAGCCGTAACTTAGCTAGACGTACTATTGATACGTTAAACTTAGAAAGTGACTTAACAGGTGAACAATTAGCTAAACCTTTCTTTGCAGAAACCCTAGATGAAGTCAAAGCTCTATTCGGTGGTACTACCAATACGGTTTCTGAGAACAGTGATACTGAGATTGTCGATGAAACTAATAACAATATTGTTATACCCAACACTAAGCCTAATCCTGAAGAGTTAGCAAAAAAATTGGGTGCACCGCCTCTAGAGAACAAGTTTCTAGCAGGCTTAACGGTATCGCCTGTCAAAAACTCACAAATTGTCACCGTTTCCTACGACCATATTGATCCTGTCAAAGCCGCTAGTATTGCCAATACGCTAACCGAAAACTTCATTCAAATGAATTTAGAGCGGCGGCGTGAAGCGGCTAGTTATGCAGAAGGCTTTTTAAATACGGAACTAATCAAGGCAAAAAGTAAGCTAGATGAGTCTGAGCGCAAACTGGTTGATTTTACTAAAGAAAAAGGCATTATTAGTGTCGACCCAGAAAATAAGCAAACTTTAGTAGGTCAAACACTATTAAACTTAACCAAGACTTTATCAGACGCTCAAAGCGAGCGTATTAAGGCAGAAAGTCAATACGAAAAAACTCGTGCTAGTAGTGGTGCGAGCAAAACACTCAGTAACTCTACCATCCAAGAGCTTAAAAAACAGTTAGCTCAAGCAGAAACCCAATATCAAGCTGAACTAACCGCTCCCACTGCCTATGATAACGAAGTGGTTAAAAACCTGCGCAAAGAATTAGCTAAACTGGAGGGCGATTATATTGCTGAAAGAAGTGTTCCTTCGGCACGTGATAATGCAGTGGTACGTGGGTTACGCCAAGAATTAACTAAGCTACAAGGTGAGTATCAAGCCCAATTAAAAGCCTCTACTGCCCGTGATAATCCGGTAGTGACTAGCTTACGCCAACAACTAACTAAGCTACAAAGTGATTATCAAGCAGAAGTTAAAGCCTCCAAGGTACAGAGTACCGATCCTACTATTCAAGCTTTAACACGCCAACTACAAACTTTACAAGCCGAATATCAAGAAAAACTACAAGTCTATAAGCCACTTTACCCCACGATGGTACAATTAAAACAAAAAATTGATACTATCAGAAGTCAAATTACTGCTGAAACGCAGACAGTAAAAGGTAATAATATTAATAATCTTAAACAATTAATTGCCGAATTAGAGGCTCAGATTCTACGTGAAACTCAAACTGTCAGTAATACTACACTGAATAATCTAAGACAAAGAATTAGTGAGTTAGAAGCACAAATCGCCGTTGAAACGCGTACTGTACAATCAAGTACAGTGAATAATTTAACTCAACGCATTGATCAGTTACGCGCTCAGATTACTCAAGAATCTTCCACAATTACCAAAACCACCTTAAAGAACCTTGAAGAGCGTATTGGTAGACTACGGGCACAAATTCAAGATGAAACTAATAAAATTACGCAAACCAGCACCGATGAATTAGAGTCCGCCCTTAAGGCAGCACAACAACGCGAAGCCGCTTTAAGAGCAGACTTGGAAAAGCAAAAAGCTGAATTAACCGAACTTAATGATAAAAGTGTTGGCTATAACACTCTCAAACGTGAGGTGGAAACCAACCGTAATTTATATGACGCCTTATTACAGCGTATTAAAGAGATTGGTGTAGCAGGCGGTATCAAGGCCAATAATATATCCGTAGTTGACCCCGCAGTGATACCTTTTGCAAAGCATAAACCTAATACTAAACTCAATTTAGCCTTAGGTTTAGTGCTAGGTTTATTTTTAGGTACGGTATTGGCGTTCTTATTAGAGTTTCTTGATGATCGCGTTAAAACCACCAATGATTTAGAAAAGGTTGTTAAACTACCTTTATTAGGCATTACACCACTCATTAAGCATCATGCTGATAAAGACGTGGCTTTAATTAGCTATCAAGATCCTACCTCTGCCATGGCTGAGGCATTCCGCTCGCTGAGAACTAATCTATTATTTTCCACGAGTCATGGCGCACCTCTGACTTTAGCTATTACTAGCTCGATGCCTAGTGAAGCAAAATCCAGTACTTGTACTAACTTAGCTGCAGTGTTTGCTCAATCTGGTAAACAAATCCTAGTGGTAGATTGTGACTTACGTAAACCCACCCTACATAAGCGCTTGAGCCTTGATAATAGCATTGGAATGAGTACTTATTTGACTCATCAAGCTACCATTGAAGAAGTGATTCAAGATACTCCTATGAAAGGCGTCTTTGCTATTACTGCAGGACCACTTGCGCCGAACCCTGCTGAACTGCTTTCCAGTGAACGTATGGATGAACTCTTTGCTTTAGCCCCTAATCGCTTTGATATGATTATCATTGATTCCCCCCCTGTTATGGGTCTAGCGGATGCATTGATTATTGCCAACCGAGCTAGTGCTACTATCTTAGTAGCCGCACATGCGCAAAGTAAAAAACGTCCATTGGAAGATGCGTATCAGCGTTTACGTCAGGCGAATGCTAATTTGATTGGTGTCATTATGACTAAGATGAAAACAGGCTCTAGTTACGGTTATAACTATGATTATTATTACAGTTATGGTGCTAAGAGCAGTCGTAAACGTTTGCCGAGTAATGCCTAA
- a CDS encoding polysaccharide biosynthesis/export family protein → MMNKLKLNLTSIVCCLALAGCSTGGGLPVTSGPATNNGNQIFSNINELSYVPPQTEYRIGASDLLAITIFPAEGLNQEVRVDSRGYIALQIIKEIKAQGLTQQELARALEQAYSNHPEGLNNPKITVLVKEAANQRVTVEGEVTKPNVYAIEGAMTVMQAIAQAGGPTTLASKDKVILFRTLPNNKVKAYRLNLTAIRNGQLNDPYLQNDDRIVVHRSDSRYWIKEAASFISPINALNTLIN, encoded by the coding sequence ATGATGAACAAACTAAAACTAAATCTCACATCTATTGTATGCTGTCTAGCCCTAGCAGGCTGTAGCACAGGTGGTGGTCTTCCTGTTACATCAGGTCCTGCGACGAATAATGGAAACCAAATTTTTTCCAATATTAATGAGTTGAGCTATGTTCCTCCTCAAACTGAATATCGGATTGGAGCCTCAGATTTATTAGCCATTACAATCTTCCCTGCTGAAGGCTTAAACCAAGAGGTAAGAGTCGACTCGCGTGGCTATATTGCTTTACAAATCATTAAAGAAATCAAAGCCCAAGGTTTGACTCAGCAAGAATTAGCTCGTGCGCTCGAGCAAGCCTACTCCAATCATCCCGAAGGCTTAAATAATCCCAAAATTACCGTTTTGGTTAAAGAAGCAGCTAATCAGCGCGTGACTGTTGAAGGTGAGGTCACCAAGCCCAATGTATATGCTATTGAAGGCGCTATGACCGTAATGCAAGCTATTGCACAAGCAGGTGGCCCCACTACCTTAGCCTCTAAAGATAAAGTGATACTATTTCGTACCCTACCTAATAATAAAGTGAAAGCTTACCGCCTCAACCTTACTGCGATTCGCAATGGTCAGCTTAATGATCCTTATTTACAAAATGATGATAGGATTGTAGTACATCGTTCTGATAGCCGTTATTGGATCAAAGAGGCTGCATCATTTATCAGCCCTATTAATGCCCTCAATACATTAATTAACTAA
- a CDS encoding CpsB/CapC family capsule biosynthesis tyrosine phosphatase: protein MIDLHSHILPALCDGSQDLETSLTMARMAVADGITHLACTPHIYPGLYENSANTIAPALDALQTQLDLAQIPLKLLIGADTHMVPDVMRGLKTGRIPTLNHSRYFLLEPSHHVPVNDFLGQVENFLNAGYVPLITHPERLTWVGEHYQQFTDAARMGAWIQITAGAITGQFGRSAKKYAEQFLQDGYVHIIATDAHGVERRPPILSEGIKAAALLVGEQEAHYCVWERPLAIVDNLAPSSVPTIPALRIDPLKTPLRPAANDSPKSKTFLQRLFGRH from the coding sequence ATGATTGATTTACATAGCCACATACTCCCCGCCCTATGTGATGGGTCGCAGGATCTAGAAACCTCACTGACCATGGCGCGTATGGCAGTTGCAGACGGTATTACGCATTTAGCCTGTACGCCTCATATCTATCCGGGATTATACGAAAATAGTGCAAATACGATTGCACCGGCTCTGGATGCATTACAAACTCAGTTAGATCTTGCTCAAATCCCACTCAAGTTATTGATTGGTGCAGATACCCATATGGTCCCGGATGTTATGCGGGGGTTAAAAACGGGGCGTATTCCAACGCTTAATCATTCACGCTATTTTCTCCTAGAGCCTTCACATCATGTTCCGGTTAATGATTTTCTGGGACAAGTAGAAAATTTTTTAAATGCGGGATATGTTCCACTGATTACTCACCCCGAACGTTTAACTTGGGTAGGCGAGCACTACCAGCAGTTTACTGATGCGGCTCGTATGGGGGCTTGGATTCAAATTACAGCGGGTGCTATTACGGGACAATTTGGACGCAGTGCTAAAAAATATGCGGAACAATTCCTACAAGACGGTTATGTGCATATAATAGCGACCGATGCGCATGGAGTAGAACGTCGTCCGCCTATTTTATCTGAAGGCATTAAAGCTGCTGCATTGCTTGTAGGTGAACAAGAAGCCCATTATTGCGTGTGGGAGCGCCCTTTGGCCATCGTGGATAACCTTGCGCCTAGCTCAGTACCTACAATACCTGCCCTACGCATCGACCCACTGAAAACGCCTTTGCGACCTGCTGCCAATGACAGTCCTAAGTCTAAAACTTTCTTGCAGCGTCTTTTTGGTCGCCATTAA
- a CDS encoding helix-hairpin-helix domain-containing protein, protein MIKQLIKATVLAMSLISSSTVLAELVNINTADIKVLQEQLKGVGEKKAQAIIDYRTEKGGFKTLEEIQEVKGIGPKLFEKIKADISLTEGLGSTQTSTPAPTNLSKDTPPSETTKQPAKVDKTTPKS, encoded by the coding sequence ATGATAAAACAACTAATAAAAGCCACTGTCTTAGCTATGAGTCTCATTTCTTCTTCAACCGTCTTAGCTGAGTTAGTCAATATCAATACCGCAGACATTAAGGTTCTACAAGAACAGCTTAAAGGTGTAGGGGAGAAAAAAGCTCAAGCCATTATTGATTATCGTACTGAAAAGGGTGGTTTTAAAACCCTAGAAGAAATTCAGGAAGTGAAAGGCATTGGCCCTAAATTATTTGAGAAAATCAAAGCTGATATTTCTTTAACCGAGGGACTGGGTAGTACTCAAACCAGTACTCCAGCTCCAACCAACCTATCCAAAGATACACCACCATCAGAAACGACTAAACAACCCGCAAAAGTAGATAAAACCACACCAAAATCTTAA
- a CDS encoding Uma2 family endonuclease yields the protein MSRNLAEQPVITEADYLATETVATEKHEYLNGFVYPLHWNPITNMAGATDAHVKVTGNVHYALKTHLRGSGCSLYMSDMRLKIDANDKAYFYPDVMVTCNPNDREHNTTKYAPILVIEVLSESTKDYDKGGKFDAYRQLTSLREYVLIDPTQYLVQVFRLNENHRWELFSFAGENSNVELTCVGLCCPITDFYEDVDFK from the coding sequence ATGAGTCGCAACCTCGCTGAACAGCCTGTTATCACCGAAGCTGATTACTTAGCTACTGAAACAGTTGCCACCGAGAAACACGAGTACCTGAATGGCTTTGTCTACCCTTTACATTGGAATCCTATCACCAATATGGCGGGGGCTACCGATGCGCATGTTAAAGTGACAGGCAATGTACACTACGCACTAAAAACACATCTTCGCGGCTCAGGCTGTAGCCTTTACATGTCTGATATGCGCCTCAAAATCGACGCCAACGATAAAGCCTATTTCTACCCTGATGTCATGGTCACCTGCAACCCCAATGACCGCGAGCACAACACCACTAAATATGCACCTATTCTAGTGATTGAAGTACTCTCGGAAAGTACCAAAGACTATGACAAAGGTGGTAAATTTGATGCCTATCGCCAGCTAACCAGTCTGCGTGAATATGTGTTAATTGACCCTACGCAATACCTTGTACAAGTTTTTCGCCTCAACGAAAACCACCGATGGGAACTATTTAGCTTTGCAGGCGAGAATAGCAACGTAGAACTCACCTGTGTAGGCTTATGCTGCCCAATTACCGATTTTTATGAAGACGTTGATTTTAAGTAG
- a CDS encoding nucleoside-diphosphate sugar epimerase/dehydratase yields the protein MFNPPQSLHTLFALPRWQKRIIMLGADLLILPFAIWVSFALRLSTWTPKLNDGLWLMLVAPLVTLIIFTRLGLYRSIIRFMGVRALQSVIIGVTLSTLVLWVIATLANWKGIPQSIYPIYWGTALLFTGGSRYLMRRYYQLLNSRQHQQQRASIIIYGAGQSGAQLASALEHSEHYRAVAFLDDNPSLHKSLIQGLSIHSPEQATHLIEHYGVKHIFLAMPLISHTRKRQIIQALEPLPVHVRTIPSMTELLSGQRSIEEVREIDIDELLGREAVAPNQELLSQCIHHHHVMVTGAGGSIGSELCRQIIRQQPSSIVLYELSEYALYQIEHELLEINRSEGLTIPITPVLGSVQDRQRLDETIKTHQIQTLYHAAAYKHVPLVEHNPIEGIRNNTLGTYHTAQAALAHKVKHFVLISTDKAVRPTNVMGASKRMAELVLQGISEQSQYTQFSMVRFGNVLGSSGSVVPLFRKQIQQGGPITVTHPDIIRYFMTIPEAAQLVIQAGALAKGGEVFLLDMGEPVKIVDLARRMIHLKGLSVKDETNPYGDIAIEFSGLRPGEKLYEELLIDDNAQTTQHPRIRQAYEDYLTWPKIQQVINSLQYACSQRDLHTIYQLLLQHVNGFKPTHLPTELSLPASNEHHAPPSNVSQATTLLPNIIIPFPLKQASSS from the coding sequence ATGTTTAATCCACCTCAATCCCTACATACCCTATTCGCCCTACCCCGCTGGCAAAAACGCATCATCATGCTTGGTGCAGATCTGCTCATACTCCCTTTTGCCATTTGGGTTAGCTTTGCCCTACGTCTTAGCACTTGGACACCCAAGCTCAATGATGGACTTTGGCTTATGCTAGTTGCTCCCCTAGTGACGTTGATCATCTTTACTAGGCTCGGACTCTATCGCTCTATTATCCGTTTTATGGGAGTACGCGCCTTACAATCAGTGATTATAGGGGTAACCTTAAGCACATTGGTGCTCTGGGTCATAGCAACGCTTGCCAATTGGAAAGGCATCCCTCAATCTATTTACCCTATCTACTGGGGAACCGCTTTATTATTTACTGGTGGTAGTCGCTACCTGATGCGCCGCTATTATCAACTACTCAACTCACGACAACACCAACAACAACGCGCCTCCATTATTATCTACGGCGCTGGACAATCAGGCGCACAACTAGCCTCAGCCCTAGAACATAGCGAACATTATCGTGCAGTAGCTTTTTTAGATGATAATCCCAGCCTACATAAGTCTCTAATTCAGGGCTTATCTATTCACTCACCCGAACAAGCGACACATTTGATTGAACATTATGGGGTGAAACACATCTTCTTAGCCATGCCACTCATCTCTCACACCCGCAAGCGCCAAATTATCCAAGCCTTAGAGCCACTGCCGGTACATGTACGCACTATACCTAGCATGACTGAGCTATTATCCGGGCAGCGTTCCATTGAGGAAGTACGCGAGATTGATATAGATGAGCTACTGGGGCGTGAAGCAGTAGCACCCAATCAAGAGTTACTAAGCCAATGTATCCACCATCACCATGTCATGGTCACGGGTGCGGGTGGCTCTATAGGATCAGAACTCTGCCGCCAAATTATCCGTCAACAACCTAGCTCTATCGTGCTTTACGAACTGAGTGAATATGCCCTGTATCAAATTGAACATGAACTTTTGGAAATTAATCGCAGTGAAGGTTTAACTATCCCTATTACCCCAGTGTTAGGTTCGGTACAAGACCGCCAGCGACTTGATGAAACCATTAAAACCCACCAGATTCAAACGCTCTACCATGCCGCCGCTTATAAGCATGTTCCCCTCGTTGAGCACAACCCGATTGAGGGCATACGCAATAATACTTTAGGCACTTATCATACTGCACAGGCAGCACTCGCTCATAAGGTCAAGCACTTTGTATTAATTTCTACTGACAAAGCTGTGCGCCCCACTAATGTCATGGGCGCTAGCAAACGCATGGCTGAATTAGTATTACAGGGTATCTCCGAGCAATCCCAATATACTCAATTTAGCATGGTACGTTTTGGCAATGTATTAGGCTCGTCCGGTTCAGTCGTCCCCTTATTCCGCAAACAAATCCAGCAAGGTGGCCCGATTACTGTCACCCATCCTGACATTATTCGTTATTTTATGACCATTCCTGAAGCAGCACAGTTAGTGATCCAAGCAGGTGCTTTAGCTAAGGGAGGGGAAGTGTTCTTATTGGATATGGGTGAGCCTGTTAAAATTGTCGATCTAGCGCGGCGCATGATTCACTTGAAGGGCTTATCGGTTAAGGATGAAACCAACCCTTACGGCGATATTGCTATTGAGTTTAGTGGCTTAAGACCGGGCGAAAAACTTTATGAAGAGTTACTGATTGATGATAATGCGCAAACCACACAACACCCTCGCATCCGCCAAGCCTATGAAGACTACTTAACTTGGCCTAAAATCCAACAAGTGATTAACTCACTACAATACGCCTGCTCCCAACGTGATTTGCATACGATTTATCAACTACTATTACAACATGTTAATGGTTTCAAACCCACTCACCTCCCAACCGAGTTATCATTACCCGCTAGTAATGAACACCACGCTCCTCCCTCAAATGTTTCTCAAGCTACTACCCTTCTCCCTAACATCATTATCCCCTTTCCCCTAAAACAAGCCTCTTCGAGTTAA
- a CDS encoding DUF29 domain-containing protein: protein MNQATYDQDLYTWSLQQAQLLRERKFDQVDWEHIIEEIEDMSKSEKRALQSFLETLLMHLLKWQYQPAYRVLILNNIIM, encoded by the coding sequence ATGAACCAAGCCACCTACGACCAAGACCTCTACACTTGGTCATTACAACAAGCACAACTCCTGCGCGAACGCAAATTCGATCAAGTAGATTGGGAACACATCATCGAGGAAATCGAGGACATGAGTAAATCCGAAAAGCGTGCCTTGCAATCCTTTTTGGAAACTCTGCTCATGCACCTGCTGAAATGGCAATACCAACCCGCCTACCGGGTGCTGATTCTTAATAATATTATAATGTAA
- a CDS encoding Uma2 family endonuclease produces the protein MVMQALKQTYIPFDDYLEGERDVDTRSEYVEGEIYAMAGASETHNTIAHTLGSAIDNALKDTCRVWQSDMKVIGKTRDNKPFSYYPDIMAACGENTDDPYYRTNPILIVEVLSGSTKRVDLKEKFDNYTQIPTLLEYVVVSQETPYLRVYRRRTHWQLESYYAEDTLMLESVGLEIAVHHIYRRVRREVGLDVPFPMQKNG, from the coding sequence ATGGTAATGCAAGCTTTAAAACAAACTTACATCCCCTTCGATGACTATCTGGAAGGCGAACGCGACGTAGATACCCGCAGCGAATACGTGGAGGGTGAAATCTACGCCATGGCAGGCGCTAGTGAAACCCATAACACCATCGCTCATACACTTGGTTCTGCTATCGATAATGCCCTGAAAGACACCTGTCGCGTCTGGCAATCTGACATGAAAGTGATTGGAAAAACCCGCGACAACAAACCGTTTTCCTATTACCCTGACATCATGGCAGCTTGTGGTGAAAATACTGACGACCCGTATTACCGCACTAACCCCATACTGATTGTCGAAGTGCTATCTGGCTCAACCAAGCGGGTTGACCTCAAAGAAAAATTCGATAATTACACCCAAATTCCTACCCTGCTGGAATACGTCGTGGTTTCGCAAGAAACGCCCTATCTACGGGTTTACCGCCGCCGCACCCATTGGCAATTAGAATCCTATTACGCCGAAGACACCCTAATGCTGGAATCGGTTGGTTTAGAAATAGCCGTACACCATATCTACCGCAGAGTCAGGCGTGAAGTCGGGTTAGATGTTCCATTCCCCATGCAAAAAAACGGATAA
- a CDS encoding sugar transferase produces MSKRLFDFFFATVGLILLSPLFLIIAVWIKWDSLGPIFFRQERVGQFGKTFRIHKFRTMVTDAEKRGLQITVGNDSRITRSGAFLRYYKLDELPQLIDVVIGKMSLVGPRPEVPKYVACYPEHLREVVLSVKPGITDLASIEFKNENTLLGQSDNPEQTYKETILPIKLRYYTQYATNHNVLLDLILIMRTFRAIVS; encoded by the coding sequence ATGTCAAAACGACTCTTCGACTTTTTCTTTGCCACTGTAGGTTTAATTTTACTTAGCCCACTTTTTCTGATAATTGCAGTCTGGATTAAGTGGGATTCTCTCGGTCCCATTTTCTTTCGCCAAGAACGAGTTGGACAATTCGGCAAAACCTTCCGCATCCACAAATTCCGCACTATGGTAACGGATGCAGAAAAGCGTGGCCTGCAAATTACGGTTGGCAATGACAGCCGCATCACTCGCTCCGGTGCGTTTCTGCGCTACTATAAGCTCGACGAACTCCCACAACTGATCGATGTTGTCATCGGCAAGATGAGTTTAGTCGGTCCTCGCCCCGAAGTCCCCAAATACGTCGCCTGTTACCCAGAGCACCTGCGTGAAGTCGTACTCTCCGTTAAACCCGGCATTACGGATCTAGCATCCATCGAATTCAAAAATGAAAATACCCTGCTAGGGCAATCTGATAATCCCGAACAAACTTACAAAGAAACCATACTGCCGATTAAGCTTCGCTATTACACTCAATATGCCACCAACCACAACGTACTGTTAGACCTCATACTGATCATGCGCACGTTTAGAGCCATTGTGAGCTAG
- a CDS encoding DegT/DnrJ/EryC1/StrS aminotransferase family protein produces MNNLNNFLPFALPDIDEAEINEVIDSLRSGWVTTGPKTKRFESDFAEFIGGNCEAISVNSATAGLHLALEAIGISAGDEVITTPYTFTATAEVIRYLGAHPVFVDIAPNTFNIDPNKIEAAITPKTKAIIPVHFAGLACDMTSILTIARKHNLKVVEDAAHALPTRYQDQLIGSLDSDVTVFSFYATKTITTGEGGMIVTRNPEIAARCKIMRLHGISRDAFDRYTSNKPAWHYEVVAPGFKYNLTDLASSLGIHQLQKANRFQQRRQEMAERYTRELADLPLLFPPSALDGDLHAWHLYVLRLTPQMGIERNQFIEAMAEHGIGCSVHFIPLHLHPYWRDSYHLQPQDFPYSLATYEQAVSLPLYTKMTDEDQTRVINAIKGILQECQNDSSTFSLPL; encoded by the coding sequence ATGAACAACCTCAATAACTTCTTGCCTTTTGCCCTACCTGATATTGACGAAGCTGAAATTAACGAAGTTATTGACTCTCTGCGCTCAGGCTGGGTAACAACCGGTCCCAAAACCAAACGCTTTGAATCCGACTTCGCTGAATTCATCGGTGGTAATTGTGAAGCCATTTCCGTCAACTCTGCCACTGCTGGCTTGCATTTAGCACTCGAAGCTATCGGTATCAGCGCAGGCGATGAAGTCATCACCACACCCTACACCTTCACAGCCACCGCCGAAGTCATCCGGTACTTAGGCGCACACCCTGTCTTTGTTGATATTGCCCCCAACACCTTCAATATCGACCCCAACAAAATTGAAGCAGCCATTACCCCTAAAACCAAAGCGATCATCCCCGTCCACTTCGCCGGTTTAGCCTGTGATATGACGAGCATTTTAACGATTGCCCGTAAACACAACCTCAAAGTAGTGGAAGATGCCGCCCACGCTCTTCCCACGCGCTACCAAGATCAGCTAATTGGCTCACTGGATAGCGATGTCACCGTTTTCAGCTTCTACGCCACCAAAACCATCACCACCGGCGAAGGCGGCATGATCGTGACACGCAACCCAGAAATAGCCGCCCGCTGCAAAATCATGCGCTTACATGGTATTAGCCGCGATGCTTTCGACCGCTACACCTCCAACAAACCCGCTTGGCATTATGAAGTGGTAGCCCCCGGCTTCAAATACAATCTTACTGATTTAGCTTCTTCACTTGGTATCCATCAATTACAGAAAGCTAACCGTTTCCAACAACGTCGTCAGGAAATGGCAGAACGCTACACCCGTGAACTCGCAGACTTACCCCTGCTCTTCCCACCTAGCGCACTGGATGGCGATTTACACGCTTGGCATTTATATGTGCTACGCTTAACCCCACAAATGGGTATCGAGCGTAACCAATTTATCGAAGCGATGGCAGAACATGGCATTGGTTGCAGTGTTCATTTCATCCCTTTACACCTACATCCCTATTGGCGTGATAGCTATCACTTACAACCACAAGATTTCCCTTATAGTCTAGCAACGTATGAACAAGCGGTGAGTTTGCCTCTCTACACCAAAATGACAGATGAAGACCAAACAAGAGTTATCAACGCCATTAAGGGAATTCTACAAGAATGTCAAAACGACTCTTCGACTTTTTCTTTGCCACTGTAG